In Deltaproteobacteria bacterium PRO3, a single window of DNA contains:
- a CDS encoding ATP-binding protein: protein MPIFQCYIGSMRSLQPWIERDLQEKFVFLSGPRQVGKTHLAKAILQNIKGKYYNWDLAEDRRQILAKNFLGDRFVVLDELHKYDRWKSFLKGVYDKYHSTLSVLVTGSARMDIYRKGGDSLVGRYFLFHLHPLTMGEITSPSRILPPKDLFEDAASRGDPALLESLMKFGGFPEPFYKGSEQAHARWSIQRNELLVREDIRDLTNISLLSLIEHLLLLLPDRVGSILSINALKEDLRVAYNTVLSWLNTLENLYLIFILKPYTQQLSRAIHKEKKLYLWDWSQVPSEGARFENLVASHLWKAVQIWRDLGMGNFELFFLRDRDRREVDFLITEAKKPWLLVEAKWGDTQISESLDYFANRLQIPGIQLTAQSNVRKQSGRIQVLSADQWLAGLP from the coding sequence ATGCCAATATTTCAGTGCTATATAGGCTCCATGAGAAGTCTCCAACCCTGGATCGAACGGGACCTCCAGGAAAAATTCGTCTTTCTTTCCGGCCCTAGGCAGGTTGGAAAAACCCACCTGGCCAAGGCCATCCTGCAAAATATCAAGGGCAAGTATTACAACTGGGATTTAGCGGAGGACCGCCGGCAGATCCTCGCTAAGAATTTCCTTGGAGATCGCTTTGTCGTACTCGATGAACTCCACAAATACGATCGTTGGAAAAGTTTCCTCAAAGGGGTTTATGACAAATACCATTCGACCTTAAGCGTCTTGGTTACAGGTTCCGCCAGGATGGACATCTACCGTAAGGGAGGCGATAGCCTGGTGGGACGATATTTTCTCTTTCACCTACACCCGCTCACGATGGGTGAAATCACCTCTCCCTCACGGATTCTTCCGCCCAAGGATCTATTTGAAGATGCCGCATCCCGCGGAGATCCTGCACTACTCGAGAGTTTAATGAAGTTCGGCGGCTTCCCCGAGCCTTTTTACAAGGGATCGGAGCAGGCTCACGCCCGCTGGTCGATCCAGCGCAATGAGCTCCTCGTCCGGGAAGACATTCGCGACTTGACCAATATCAGCTTACTGAGCCTCATCGAGCACCTTCTGTTGTTACTCCCGGATCGAGTCGGCTCTATCCTGAGCATCAATGCATTGAAGGAAGACCTGCGGGTCGCCTACAACACCGTCCTATCTTGGCTGAACACGCTCGAAAATCTTTATCTGATTTTCATCTTGAAACCCTATACCCAACAATTGAGTCGAGCGATTCACAAAGAAAAAAAGCTGTATCTTTGGGATTGGTCCCAGGTGCCGTCCGAGGGCGCGCGTTTCGAAAACTTGGTGGCCAGCCACCTATGGAAGGCCGTGCAAATTTGGCGAGACCTGGGGATGGGAAATTTCGAACTATTTTTCCTCCGCGACCGAGACCGGCGGGAAGTGGATTTTCTCATCACCGAGGCCAAAAAACCTTGGCTGCTGGTGGAAGCCAAGTGGGGCGATACGCAAATTTCAGAATCCTTGGATTATTTCGCGAATCGCCTCCAAATACCGGGCATTCAGTTGACCGCGCAAAGTAACGTCCGAAAGCAGTCGGGTCGTATCCAAGTCCTGAGCGCGGATCAATGGTTGGCGGGGCTGCCTTGA
- a CDS encoding ATP-binding protein, giving the protein MLGPRQTGKSTLLQHQFPQAKSFNLLRADTFRDLSSRPELLRQSLRPEDRLVILDEIQKLPALLDEVQFLIDQDPRRRFILTGSSARKLKRSDANLLAGRAWICHLHPLVSAELDFQRLTDRLNRGSLPAVIDSPLPLEDLKAYVGTYLQEEIRAEGLTRSIENFSRFLDTAGLTNGELVNFTKVANDAGLPPKTVREYYQILTDTLIGLMIPPFQKTAKRKPVSTAKFYFFDVGVANYLMRRGQILPGSADFGRALEHLVTLEVRAYLDYSRIDLPLTFWRSQSKFEVDLVVGDHLAIEVKAKERITDGDLKGLRALAEEMPLGERIVVSLETWNRQTEDGIQILAVEEFFRRLWNGAMIPATPPISLPDGTALASITEDRGE; this is encoded by the coding sequence TTGCTGGGTCCCAGGCAGACCGGGAAAAGCACCCTCCTTCAGCACCAATTCCCCCAAGCCAAGTCCTTCAACCTGTTGCGCGCCGATACCTTTCGCGATTTAAGTTCGCGCCCGGAATTACTCCGGCAGTCCCTGAGGCCCGAGGATCGCCTCGTGATCCTCGATGAAATTCAAAAGCTCCCGGCCCTGCTGGACGAGGTCCAATTCCTCATCGATCAAGACCCGCGGCGTCGCTTCATCCTGACGGGCAGTAGCGCCCGCAAGCTCAAACGAAGCGACGCCAATCTGCTCGCGGGTCGCGCTTGGATCTGTCATTTGCACCCGCTCGTCTCGGCCGAGCTCGATTTCCAGCGGCTGACGGACCGCCTCAACCGAGGCAGCCTGCCGGCGGTGATCGACTCGCCGCTCCCCCTGGAAGATCTCAAGGCCTATGTCGGGACTTATTTACAGGAAGAGATCCGGGCGGAAGGCTTGACCCGATCGATCGAAAATTTTTCGCGATTCTTGGATACGGCGGGTCTGACGAACGGCGAGCTGGTCAACTTCACCAAGGTCGCCAACGATGCGGGGCTCCCGCCGAAAACCGTCCGTGAATATTATCAGATCCTCACGGACACCTTGATCGGCTTAATGATTCCGCCTTTTCAAAAAACCGCGAAGCGGAAACCCGTTTCCACCGCCAAATTTTATTTCTTCGACGTCGGCGTCGCGAATTATCTGATGCGCCGCGGGCAAATTTTGCCGGGTTCGGCGGACTTCGGCCGCGCCTTGGAACATCTCGTCACCCTCGAGGTCCGCGCCTATCTCGACTATTCGCGGATCGACCTCCCATTGACCTTTTGGCGGAGCCAATCCAAATTCGAAGTCGACTTGGTCGTCGGGGATCACCTGGCTATTGAAGTCAAGGCCAAGGAACGGATCACCGACGGTGATTTGAAGGGGCTTCGCGCGCTGGCGGAAGAAATGCCCTTAGGCGAAAGGATTGTCGTGAGCTTGGAGACGTGGAACCGTCAAACCGAAGACGGGATTCAAATCCTGGCCGTCGAGGAATTT